A single window of Cheilinus undulatus linkage group 12, ASM1832078v1, whole genome shotgun sequence DNA harbors:
- the rfc3 gene encoding replication factor C subunit 3, translating into MSLWVDKYRPTSLGKLDYHKEQATQLKNLVQCGDFPHLLVYGPSGAGKKTRIMCLLRELYGAGVEKLRIEHQTIVAPSKKKIEINTIASNYHLEVNPSDAGNQDRVVIQELIKTVAQSQQIQSSAQREFKVVLLTEVDRLTKDAQHALRRTMEKYMSTCRLILCSTSTSKVIGPIRSRCLAVRVPLPSTEEVCSVLTSVCKKEGLLLPPELAKQISEKSGRNLRKALLMCEACRVQQYPFSADQDVPETDWEVYVRETANAIVSQQSPQRLLEVRARLYELLTHCIPPDIIMKGLVKELLRNCDGQLKTEVSHMAAYYEHRLQLGSKAIYHLEAFVAKFMAVYKKFMEDGLDAMMF; encoded by the exons ATGAGTCTGTGGGTGGACAAATACCGACCGACTTCTCTCGGGAAACTCGACTATCACAAGGAGCAGGCGACTCAGCTGAAAAACCTG GTACAATGTGGAGACTTTCCTCACCTGCTGGTCTACGGTCCGTCAGGCGCGGGGAAGAAGACCCGAATCATGTGTCTGCTGAGGGAGCTGTATGGAGCCGGGGTGGAGAAGCTCCGCATAGAGCACCAGACCATAGTG GCCCCCTCAAAAAAGAAGATCGAGATTAACACAATAGCCAGCAACTACCACTTGGAAGTTAACCCAAG TGATGCTGGAAACCAGGATCGTGTGGTGATTCAGGAGCTGATTAAAACAGTGGCTCAGTCTCAGCAGATCCAGTCAAGCGCCCAGAGGGAGTTCAAAG TTGTTCTGCTTACAGAGGTGGACAGACTCACAAAGGATGCCCAGCATGCTTTGCGCCGCACAATGGAGAAGTACATGTCAACTTGCCGCCTAATCCTCTGCTCTACCTCCACCTCCAAAGTCATTGGACCAATCAGGAGCCGTTGCTTGGCTGTGAGAGTCCCTCTGCCGAGCACAGAAGAA GTCTGCAGCGTTCTGACGTCAGTCTGTAAAAAGGAGGGTCTGCTCCTCCCTCCTGAACTGGCCAAGCAAATCTCTGAGAAGTCTGGTCGTAACCTCCGCAAAGCTCTGTTGATGTGTGAGGCCTGCAGAGTGCAGCA GTATCCGTTCTCAGCAGACCAGGATGTCCCTGAGACGGACTGGGAGGTGTATGTCAGAGAAACAGCTAATGCCATCGTCAGCCAGCAGAGCCCACAGAG gCTGTTGGAAGTCCGAGCAAGGCTGTACGAGCTGCTGACTCACTGCATCCCCCCTGACATCATTATGAAG GGTCTGGTGAAAGAGTTGCTGAGAAACTGCGATGGGCAGCTGAAGACAGAGGTGTCTCACATGGCAGCCTACTACGAACACAGACTACAGCTCGGCAGCAAAGCTATTTACCACTTGGAGGCTTTTGTCGCCAAGTTCATGGCCGTCTACAAGAAGTTCATGGAGGACGGTCTGGATGCCATGATGTTTTGA